One stretch of Brevibacillus laterosporus DNA includes these proteins:
- a CDS encoding amino acid adenylation domain-containing protein, giving the protein MSTFRRDQVQDMYVLSPMQEGMLFHSLLNRENNSHLVQMSITIQGKMDVDLFTKSLHMLVDRYDVFRTTFLHEKLKKPVQVVLKERPIPIQFHNLTAYDEQQKKERAEQYRRNDQKATFDITKDPLMRVIILQMSADDYQVIWSFHHIIMDGWCFSIIFDDLLQIYLSLKDNKSLSLHPVQAYSTFIKWLEKQDQQAALQYWLKYLENYENQAVLQKNGADKEQEDFLPKQYHFSFGRSLTQQLQQIAQNNQVTLPIVFQTIWGLVLQKYNSATDVIFGSVVSGRPSELSGIERMVGLFINTLPVRVHSKKDQSFGEVVKDVHQRTLSSQQYEHVPLYEIQNHSELKQDLFDHIVVIENYPLVEELKKNSVMQEVEFSVHSVEMFEPTNYDLTIMVQPREEIHIRLDYNSAVFDTTFMKRIEGHMKEIAACVANNPNVQIKDITMLTEEEYQHVVVELNNTEVQYPDKTIHELFVEQAERTPEQIAVVLEDKQLTYRQLDEKSNQLARFLRKKGIKSDQLVGLMMDRSIDMIVGILGVLKAGGAFVPIDPEYPEERVSYMLENSAVQLFLTQRHLMHKSPSAIEIVDIQDSSINLESMDHVENQNSSNDLFYIIYTSGTTGKPKGVMLEHKNMVNLMQFTFSKTNISFDEKVLQYTTCSFDVCYQEIFSTLLSGGQLYLITDDMRRNVEKLFTFIEREKISILSLPGAFLKFIFNDKGFATIFPTCIKHIVTAGEQLVVTLELKRYLRNHRVYLHNHYGPSETHVVTTYTIDPNNEIPEIPSIGKPISNTGIYILDEEQKLQPQGIAGELFISGANVGRGYIHNAELTAEKFSINPFKPTEKMYRTGDLARWLPDGNIEYLGRIDQQVKIRGHRIELGEIESHLLNHKDIKETVVVDRIDENQAKYLVAYIVQSKEVSDIELRDYLGKTLPDYMVPSFFVTLEKIPLTPNGKIDRRSLPKPEGTIGTGVTYVAPTNELEQKLAIIWQSVLGIPQIGIHDHFFSLGGHSLKAMSLISLIQKEYGVDIPLRILFKTPTIQAIAKYIEGGHIDESYTAIPSVPGKEFYPVSSAQKRMIILNQISQEGTGYNIPTVMVVDGTLDYGRFEQAVESLVQRHEILRTSFHTVNGEAVQRVNQDVKIKINYLESIEEQAEQVIEEFIQPFTLESAPLIRVGLVKLNKERHYLLIDMHHIISDGVSSNIFINELTRFYQGESLPELRIQYKDFAVWENEFFQTEAFKKQEDYWVTAFSGEVTLLNLPTDYPRPTIQSFEGDRYSFGMEKELVDGLYRIASDRGTTLYMVLVAIYNVLLSKYSDQEEIIIGTPIAGRSHADTENLLGMFVNTLAMRNKPVGNKSFTEFLADVKNNALLAFENADYPFELLVEKIDLSRDMSRNPLFDTMFILQNTDHNSFEIDEMKFTPYVPKGKHAKFDFSLEASEEKNEMKFCFEYSTNLYKKETIERMANHWLQIIRTVVENSEISLSEIDMLTGAEKQLLIEEFNDTQAEFSPDQTIQQLFEAQVERLPHEIAVVFEQTQLTYQELNEKANQLARLLREKGVQSNQLVGIMVERSLDMVIGTLAILKSGAAFLPIDPEYPEDRIRYMIEDSQAKWVLAQPHVMNKVACNTEFINVGDQVIDGMARTNLLPISQPTDLAYVIYTSGTTGKPKGVMLEHTGIANLKTFFENGLGVSEQDHIGQFASNSFDASVWEMFMALSTGARLTIISKETITDFMKFENYVSQQGITVLTLPPTYVIHLEPERIPCLRTLITAGSATSFGLVNKWKDKVTYINGYGPTETSICATYWKAHAEENAGQSVPIGVPVQNAQVYIVDQRHQLQAIGEVGEMCVGGVGLARGYWNRPELTAEKFVDNPFVPGEKMYKTGDLARWLPDGNIEYLGRIDHQVKIRGHRVELGEIESLLLQHHQIKEAAVLAREDHQGQSYLCAYIVSDENVAMAEIRGYVADELPNYMIPSYFVQLDKMPLTPNDKIDRKALPEPDKNQDSGKAYDAPRNELEQSLTEIWQEVLGIKKIGIKDNFFELGGDSLKAMSVITQMHKKLQIELPLKVLFEAQIIASLSEYVSQSEKKLFTSIPSVPQQEYYPISSAQKRMYILHQLEGLGISYNMPGMMVIEGTLNKDRFKHALQKVINRHESLRTSYLVIKEQIVQSIQEHVELDMGYMIASEHEISEIFHSFVKPFDLTVSPLCRGGLVKVGEERHIFLFDVHHIASDGTSIGIILKEVADIYEGRELPHLPIQYKDFSVWQNEYFQTDAIKEQEDYWLSTFVGEIPIVNLPTDYPRPSIQSFDGDQFMMGMGKEIFDGLHKVAAEAGTTRYMVLLAAYNVLLSKYSDQEDIIVGAPITGRSHADLENVVGMFVNTLAMRNKPAGNKTFKEFLKEVKQNALQAYENQDYPFEELVEKLQLERDPSRNPLFDTMFILQNSDVETRTFDQLVMRPYEQGDSVAVSKFDMAFHMTEGPEEILFRIEYGTKLFTRKTIERIAGHFLQVVRTIIANMEVPLSEIDMLTEAEKQLLLVEFNNHSADFSSDQTIQQLFEAQVEKHPHEIAVVFEQTQLTYQELNEKANQLARLLREKGVQSNQLVGIMVERSLDMVIGTLAILKSGAAFLPIDPEYPEDRIRYMIEDSQTKWVLAQSHVMNKASSDAEFINVSSQLPATIATTNLDSITQPTDLAYVIYTSGTTGKPKGVMLEHTGIANLKTFFENSLGVSEQDRIGQFASNSFDASVWEMFMALSTGARLDIISRDTINDFVKFENYVNQQGITVLTLPPTYVIHLEPERLSTLRTLITAGSATSFGLVNKWKDKVTYINGYGPTETSICATCWKAHAEENAGQSVPIGVPIQNAQVYIVDQRHQLQGIGEVGEMCVGGVGLARGYWNRPELTAEKFVDNPFVPGEKMYKTGDLARWLPDGNIEYLGRIDHQVKIRGHRVELGEIESLLLEHHLIKEAAVLAREDHQGQSYLCAYFVSDEAVSVAEVRGYIADELPNYMIPAYFVQLDKMPLTPNDKIDRKALPEPDKNHDTGKAYDAPRNDLEQLVTEIWQEVLGLEKIGIKDNFFELGGDSIKAIQVLTRLTTAGWKLEMKDLFQNPAIEQVIPFVTPNHRKSNQGVVEGEIELTPIQSWFFTSQFTDMHQWNQAVMLHGENGFDEDAVALVFQKIVEHHDALRMVYKRENDRIIQWNRGIENEKFQLHKFDVREEENVNEKILELTNEIQSSIDLTEGPLMKVAIFQTKEGDQMLIAIHHLVIDGVSWRILFEDFATAYSQALQKQEITFPDKTDSFKDWSIQMQKYANSELIIKEVEYWEKLEKTAKVTMLPRDFEVAENKQKNTRILKTELTMEQTENLLRNVNHSYHTEVNDILLTAVGLTFKDWAKTNQMIINLEGHGREDILNDMNISRTVGWFTSQYPVVLDLEKSEDISLQIKLVKENLRHIPNKGIGYDILRYVTIKELRPSLSFGLQPEVSFNYLGQFDSDVKTGVFSLSQNETGNLFSPESERPFLLDISSVVESGKLQISIGYNSLQYKEETIAALAEMYKKHLLLIIDHCMSKEVGELTPSDLGDDDLSFEDLENILELI; this is encoded by the coding sequence GTGAGTACTTTTAGGAGAGATCAGGTCCAGGATATGTATGTATTGTCTCCTATGCAAGAAGGGATGCTGTTTCATTCCCTACTAAATAGGGAGAATAACTCACATTTAGTACAAATGTCTATTACCATCCAAGGAAAAATGGATGTTGATCTTTTTACCAAGAGTTTACACATGCTAGTAGATCGATATGATGTATTTCGGACCACTTTTTTGCATGAGAAATTGAAGAAGCCCGTGCAAGTAGTGTTGAAAGAACGACCAATTCCCATCCAATTTCATAATTTGACCGCGTATGATGAGCAACAAAAGAAAGAACGAGCTGAACAATATAGAAGAAATGATCAGAAAGCAACGTTTGATATAACCAAAGATCCTCTCATGAGGGTAATTATCTTGCAAATGAGCGCGGATGATTATCAGGTCATTTGGAGCTTTCATCATATTATTATGGATGGTTGGTGCTTCAGCATTATTTTTGATGATCTCTTACAGATCTATCTCTCTTTAAAAGATAATAAATCTTTGTCGTTACATCCGGTGCAAGCATACAGTACGTTTATTAAATGGTTGGAGAAACAAGATCAACAAGCAGCACTTCAGTATTGGCTGAAATATCTGGAGAATTATGAAAATCAAGCTGTATTACAAAAAAATGGAGCTGACAAGGAGCAAGAGGATTTTTTACCTAAGCAATATCATTTTTCGTTTGGTCGTTCGCTCACACAACAATTACAGCAAATCGCTCAAAATAATCAAGTGACACTTCCGATTGTTTTTCAAACCATTTGGGGGCTTGTGCTTCAAAAGTATAATTCGGCAACAGATGTGATATTTGGGTCAGTTGTTTCAGGTCGTCCATCTGAATTAAGTGGTATCGAGAGAATGGTTGGACTCTTCATTAACACCCTCCCAGTGCGTGTTCACTCGAAAAAAGATCAATCCTTTGGTGAGGTTGTGAAAGATGTTCATCAAAGAACGCTTAGTTCTCAGCAGTATGAGCATGTTCCTTTGTATGAGATTCAAAACCATTCTGAATTAAAACAAGATTTGTTTGATCATATTGTTGTTATCGAAAATTATCCACTTGTAGAAGAATTGAAAAAGAATAGTGTCATGCAAGAGGTGGAGTTTTCGGTTCATTCTGTCGAGATGTTTGAGCCAACCAATTATGATTTAACAATCATGGTGCAACCAAGAGAAGAAATCCATATTCGATTAGACTATAATTCTGCCGTTTTCGATACTACGTTTATGAAAAGAATTGAAGGGCACATGAAAGAAATAGCTGCATGCGTAGCAAATAATCCAAACGTGCAGATCAAAGACATTACTATGCTCACGGAAGAGGAATATCAACACGTGGTCGTGGAGTTAAATAACACGGAAGTTCAGTATCCGGATAAAACCATTCATGAGCTATTCGTAGAACAAGCAGAGAGAACACCTGAGCAAATCGCTGTTGTTTTGGAGGATAAGCAACTAACATACAGACAATTAGATGAAAAATCTAATCAATTAGCTAGATTCTTAAGAAAAAAAGGAATTAAGTCAGATCAGTTGGTCGGGCTTATGATGGATCGGTCGATTGATATGATTGTGGGTATATTAGGAGTTTTAAAAGCTGGTGGGGCATTTGTACCGATCGATCCTGAATATCCAGAAGAAAGAGTTAGCTATATGTTGGAGAATAGCGCGGTACAGCTCTTTCTGACACAGCGGCATCTAATGCATAAAAGTCCTTCTGCAATAGAGATAGTGGACATTCAAGATAGTAGCATCAACCTAGAAAGTATGGATCATGTAGAAAACCAGAATAGCTCAAATGACTTGTTTTATATCATATATACATCAGGAACAACAGGTAAACCAAAAGGGGTCATGCTTGAACATAAGAACATGGTTAACTTGATGCAGTTTACCTTCTCGAAGACCAATATTTCATTTGATGAAAAAGTATTGCAGTATACGACATGCAGTTTTGATGTATGCTATCAGGAAATATTTTCTACATTACTAAGTGGAGGACAGTTGTATCTCATTACTGATGACATGAGACGTAATGTAGAGAAGCTATTTACCTTCATTGAGAGAGAAAAAATTAGTATTTTGTCATTGCCTGGTGCCTTTCTAAAATTTATTTTTAACGACAAGGGTTTTGCTACGATTTTCCCAACTTGCATTAAACATATTGTTACTGCTGGGGAACAATTAGTTGTAACTCTTGAGCTGAAACGATATTTACGCAATCATCGGGTTTATCTGCATAATCACTATGGTCCATCGGAAACACATGTTGTGACAACATATACAATTGACCCTAACAACGAAATTCCTGAGATCCCGTCCATTGGTAAACCAATTTCTAACACAGGTATTTACATTTTGGATGAGGAACAAAAGCTACAGCCACAAGGTATTGCAGGTGAATTATTTATATCCGGCGCCAACGTGGGAAGAGGCTATATCCATAATGCTGAGTTGACTGCAGAAAAATTTAGTATAAATCCTTTCAAACCAACTGAAAAAATGTATCGGACAGGTGATTTAGCCCGTTGGTTGCCAGATGGAAATATTGAATATCTAGGCAGAATTGATCAACAGGTAAAAATAAGAGGTCATCGTATAGAGCTTGGTGAAATCGAATCACACCTACTCAACCATAAGGATATAAAAGAAACGGTTGTAGTGGATCGAATCGATGAAAACCAAGCAAAATATTTGGTTGCATATATTGTTCAAAGTAAAGAAGTAAGTGATATTGAACTACGTGATTATTTAGGTAAAACTCTTCCTGACTATATGGTTCCTTCTTTCTTTGTAACACTGGAAAAAATCCCGCTTACACCCAATGGAAAGATTGATAGAAGATCGCTTCCAAAACCTGAAGGAACGATAGGTACAGGGGTAACGTATGTAGCTCCTACCAATGAACTGGAACAAAAGCTTGCAATTATTTGGCAAAGTGTTCTGGGTATCCCTCAGATCGGTATTCATGATCATTTCTTTTCACTGGGTGGCCATTCTTTGAAAGCGATGAGTCTTATTTCACTTATACAGAAAGAATATGGGGTAGATATTCCACTACGAATACTATTCAAGACCCCGACTATTCAAGCAATTGCAAAATATATAGAAGGTGGACATATAGACGAGAGTTATACAGCTATTCCATCAGTACCAGGTAAGGAATTTTATCCAGTATCTTCCGCACAAAAGAGAATGATTATTTTAAACCAAATTTCTCAAGAGGGTACGGGGTATAACATCCCTACTGTAATGGTAGTAGATGGTACGTTAGATTATGGGCGCTTTGAACAGGCAGTTGAGAGCTTAGTCCAGCGCCATGAAATTCTACGTACTTCTTTTCATACCGTAAATGGGGAAGCCGTTCAACGTGTGAATCAGGATGTCAAAATCAAAATAAACTATTTGGAGTCCATAGAAGAGCAAGCTGAGCAGGTCATAGAGGAATTCATTCAGCCGTTTACTCTTGAATCAGCTCCGTTAATTCGTGTAGGTCTAGTCAAGCTGAACAAAGAACGCCATTACCTACTCATTGATATGCACCATATTATTTCAGATGGAGTATCTTCAAACATCTTTATTAATGAATTAACCAGATTTTATCAAGGTGAATCACTTCCTGAGCTTCGAATTCAATATAAAGATTTTGCAGTCTGGGAAAATGAGTTCTTCCAAACCGAAGCTTTTAAAAAGCAGGAAGATTATTGGGTGACTGCTTTTTCAGGAGAAGTTACACTTTTGAATCTGCCAACTGATTATCCAAGACCTACTATCCAAAGCTTTGAAGGTGACCGCTATTCATTCGGGATGGAAAAAGAATTAGTAGATGGATTATATCGAATAGCTTCAGACAGAGGGACAACACTCTATATGGTCTTGGTAGCGATTTACAATGTCCTGCTTTCGAAATATTCCGATCAAGAAGAAATTATTATAGGCACACCGATCGCGGGTAGATCGCATGCAGATACAGAAAATCTTCTAGGGATGTTTGTAAATACATTGGCAATGAGAAATAAGCCTGTGGGTAACAAATCATTCACGGAATTCCTTGCTGATGTAAAGAACAATGCTTTGCTTGCTTTTGAAAATGCTGATTATCCATTTGAATTATTGGTAGAAAAAATCGATCTATCAAGAGATATGAGTCGAAATCCTTTGTTTGACACCATGTTTATTCTACAAAACACGGATCACAACTCTTTTGAAATAGACGAAATGAAGTTTACTCCATATGTGCCAAAGGGCAAGCATGCTAAATTCGATTTCTCATTAGAGGCAAGTGAAGAAAAAAATGAAATGAAGTTCTGCTTTGAGTATTCCACGAATTTATACAAGAAAGAAACAATAGAAAGAATGGCAAATCATTGGCTTCAAATCATCCGTACTGTAGTCGAGAATTCAGAAATCTCCTTGTCTGAAATCGACATGCTAACAGGTGCAGAGAAACAGCTTTTGATCGAGGAGTTCAATGATACGCAAGCTGAGTTTTCACCTGATCAAACCATCCAACAACTATTTGAAGCCCAGGTAGAAAGACTGCCTCACGAAATAGCTGTTGTGTTCGAGCAGACTCAATTGACATATCAAGAATTAAATGAAAAAGCGAACCAGCTTGCGAGATTGCTACGTGAAAAAGGTGTCCAATCCAATCAGCTTGTAGGCATCATGGTAGAACGATCGCTAGACATGGTAATAGGCACGTTAGCGATTTTAAAATCAGGCGCAGCCTTTTTACCGATTGACCCTGAATATCCAGAAGATCGTATTCGGTACATGATAGAAGATAGTCAGGCAAAATGGGTGCTTGCGCAGCCGCATGTAATGAATAAGGTAGCGTGCAATACTGAGTTTATTAATGTGGGCGATCAGGTTATAGATGGCATGGCGCGTACTAATCTACTTCCTATCAGTCAACCTACTGATTTAGCGTATGTGATTTATACGTCGGGTACGACCGGTAAACCTAAAGGCGTTATGCTAGAGCACACCGGAATAGCTAATTTAAAGACGTTCTTTGAAAATGGTCTTGGCGTAAGTGAACAGGATCATATTGGACAATTTGCTAGCAATTCGTTTGATGCTTCTGTATGGGAAATGTTCATGGCTCTATCAACAGGTGCCAGACTAACGATCATTTCGAAAGAGACAATTACAGATTTTATGAAATTCGAGAATTATGTTAGTCAGCAAGGCATTACCGTACTTACCTTGCCTCCAACGTATGTCATTCATCTGGAACCAGAACGTATTCCATGCCTACGCACTCTTATCACGGCAGGGTCGGCTACGTCATTTGGTTTGGTAAATAAATGGAAAGACAAAGTGACCTATATCAATGGATATGGTCCGACCGAAACCTCCATTTGTGCTACCTACTGGAAGGCACATGCAGAAGAGAATGCAGGGCAGTCTGTTCCTATTGGTGTTCCCGTTCAAAATGCGCAAGTTTATATCGTAGATCAACGTCACCAGCTACAGGCGATTGGGGAAGTAGGCGAAATGTGTGTAGGTGGTGTAGGGCTAGCTAGAGGCTATTGGAATCGACCCGAACTCACCGCTGAGAAATTTGTTGATAACCCGTTTGTACCTGGCGAAAAAATGTATAAAACAGGAGACTTAGCACGATGGCTTCCCGATGGAAACATTGAGTATCTTGGCAGAATCGACCACCAAGTGAAGATACGTGGCCATCGAGTAGAGCTAGGTGAAATCGAGAGTCTTTTGTTACAACATCACCAGATAAAAGAGGCTGCTGTTCTAGCACGTGAGGATCACCAAGGACAATCTTATTTATGCGCCTACATTGTTTCAGATGAAAACGTGGCTATGGCAGAGATACGAGGATATGTAGCAGATGAACTGCCAAACTATATGATCCCTTCCTACTTTGTACAACTAGATAAAATGCCATTAACACCAAATGATAAGATTGATCGTAAAGCATTACCAGAGCCAGATAAAAATCAGGATTCAGGAAAAGCATATGACGCACCACGAAATGAATTGGAACAATCGCTAACAGAAATTTGGCAAGAAGTTTTAGGGATAAAAAAGATCGGGATCAAGGATAACTTTTTTGAATTGGGTGGTGATTCACTAAAAGCTATGTCAGTGATCACCCAGATGCATAAAAAGCTTCAAATTGAGCTACCTTTAAAAGTGTTGTTTGAAGCCCAGATAATTGCGTCCCTATCAGAATATGTGTCTCAATCTGAGAAGAAATTATTTACTTCCATTCCATCAGTACCACAACAAGAATACTATCCTATTTCGTCTGCTCAGAAACGGATGTACATTCTTCACCAACTAGAGGGTTTAGGTATCAGTTACAATATGCCTGGAATGATGGTAATTGAAGGGACATTAAATAAAGATCGTTTCAAACATGCGTTGCAAAAGGTGATTAATCGACATGAGAGCTTGAGAACAAGTTATCTCGTGATAAAAGAACAAATCGTTCAAAGCATTCAAGAACATGTAGAGCTTGATATGGGGTATATGATAGCCTCAGAACATGAAATAAGTGAAATTTTCCATTCATTTGTGAAGCCATTTGATCTTACTGTCTCCCCACTTTGCAGAGGCGGTCTAGTGAAAGTGGGAGAGGAACGGCATATCTTCCTGTTTGATGTTCATCATATTGCTTCAGATGGCACATCTATCGGGATTATTCTCAAAGAAGTAGCAGACATTTATGAGGGCAGAGAACTACCTCATCTACCTATTCAGTATAAAGACTTCTCTGTATGGCAAAATGAATATTTCCAAACAGATGCCATAAAAGAACAAGAAGATTATTGGTTGAGTACGTTCGTAGGTGAGATTCCTATAGTGAACCTGCCAACAGATTATCCTAGACCATCTATTCAAAGCTTTGACGGTGATCAATTTATGATGGGAATGGGAAAAGAGATCTTTGATGGTTTGCATAAGGTGGCAGCTGAAGCGGGCACAACGCGCTATATGGTTTTGTTAGCGGCTTACAATGTACTACTTTCCAAGTATTCTGATCAAGAAGATATTATTGTTGGCGCTCCTATTACGGGAAGGTCACATGCAGATTTAGAGAATGTCGTCGGAATGTTTGTTAATACACTAGCGATGAGAAACAAACCAGCCGGTAATAAAACGTTCAAAGAATTCCTAAAGGAAGTAAAACAGAATGCGCTACAAGCCTATGAAAATCAAGATTACCCATTTGAAGAGCTTGTAGAGAAACTGCAACTGGAAAGAGACCCGAGCAGAAATCCGCTTTTTGACACCATGTTTATTCTGCAAAACAGTGATGTGGAAACAAGAACCTTTGATCAGCTTGTGATGCGTCCATACGAACAAGGAGACAGCGTAGCAGTATCCAAATTTGATATGGCTTTTCATATGACGGAAGGGCCTGAAGAAATCCTATTCCGTATTGAATATGGCACGAAGCTGTTTACTCGAAAAACCATCGAACGAATAGCAGGTCACTTTCTACAAGTCGTACGAACAATCATTGCTAATATGGAAGTTCCTTTATCTGAAATCGACATGCTAACAGAGGCGGAGAAACAACTTCTGTTAGTGGAATTTAATAATCATTCAGCTGATTTTTCATCAGATCAAACCATCCAGCAATTGTTTGAAGCACAAGTAGAAAAACATCCGCATGAAATAGCTGTTGTGTTCGAACAGACCCAATTGACCTATCAGGAATTAAATGAAAAAGCGAATCAGCTTGCGAGGTTACTACGTGAAAAGGGCGTACAATCTAATCAACTAGTAGGCATTATGGTGGAACGATCGCTAGACATGGTGATAGGTACGTTAGCTATTTTAAAATCAGGCGCAGCCTTTTTACCGATCGACCCTGAATATCCAGAAGATCGTATTCGCTACATGATAGAAGATAGCCAGACAAAATGGGTGCTTGCCCAGTCTCATGTGATGAATAAGGCAAGTTCGGATGCAGAATTCATCAACGTGTCAAGTCAGCTTCCAGCTACCATAGCTACCACGAATCTTGACTCAATTACTCAACCAACCGATTTAGCGTATGTGATCTATACGTCTGGTACGACTGGTAAACCAAAAGGAGTTATGCTAGAGCATACCGGAATAGCTAATCTAAAGACCTTCTTTGAAAATAGCCTTGGCGTGAGTGAACAGGATCGTATCGGCCAATTTGCTAGCAATTCGTTCGATGCCTCCGTCTGGGAAATGTTCATGGCTTTATCAACAGGGGCAAGACTAGATATTATTTCCAGAGACACCATCAACGATTTTGTGAAGTTCGAGAATTATGTTAATCAACAAGGAATTACTGTTCTTACCTTACCACCAACGTATGTCATTCATTTGGAGCCAGAACGTCTTTCAACGTTACGTACTCTTATCACTGCGGGCTCAGCTACATCGTTTGGTTTGGTAAATAAATGGAAAGACAAAGTGACCTATATCAATGGATATGGTCCGACCGAAACCTCCATTTGTGCTACCTGCTGGAAGGCACATGCAGAAGAGAATGCAGGGCAGTCTGTTCCTATTGGTGTTCCCATTCAAAATGCGCAAGTTTATATCGTAGATCAGCGTCACCAGCTACAAGGCATTGGCGAAGTAGGCGAAATGTGTGTAGGAGGCGTAGGGTTAGCCAGAGGGTATTGGAATCGACCGGAACTAACCGCTGAAAAATTTGTTGATAACCCATTTGTACCTGGTGAAAAAATGTATAAAACTGGAGACTTAGCACGATGGCTTCCCGATGGAAACATTGAGTATCTTGGCCGAATTGACCATCAAGTGAAGATACGTGGTCATCGAGTAGAGCTAGGTGAAATCGAGAGTCTTCTGTTAGAACATCACCTGATTAAAGAGGCTGCCGTCCTAGCACGTGAAGATCATCAAGGACAATCTTATTTATGTGCTTACTTTGTTTCAGATGAAGCTGTGTCTGTCGCAGAGGTAAGAGGGTATATAGCTGATGAATTACCAAACTATATGATCCCAGCCTATTTTGTGCAACTAGATAAAATGCCATTAACACCAAACGATAAGATCGATAGGAAAGCATTGCCAGAGCCAGATAAAAATCATGATACGGGAAAAGCCTATGACGCTCCTCGAAACGATTTAGAACAATTGGTAACAGAGATTTGGCAAGAAGTCTTAGGCTTAGAAAAGATCGGCATAAAAGATAACTTCTTTGAATTAGGTGGAGATTCAATTAAAGCCATTCAAGTTTTGACACGTCTTACTACTGCTGGTTGGAAATTAGAAATGAAAGATTTATTCCAAAATCCAGCTATTGAGCAGGTCATTCCTTTCGTGACACCTAACCATAGAAAAAGTAACCAAGGTGTAGTAGAAGGTGAAATAGAGCTAACACCTATCCAAAGCTGGTTTTTCACAAGTCAATTTACTGATATGCATCAATGGAATCAAGCAGTTATGCTACATGGGGAAAACGGCTTTGATGAAGATGCAGTAGCTCTCGTATTCCAAAAAATCGTGGAGCATCATGATGCATTGCGAATGGTATACAAACGTGAGAATGACAGAATCATACAGTGGAATCGTGGAATCGAAAACGAAAAATTCCAGCTTCACAAGTTTGATGTAAGAGAAGAAGAAAATGTAAATGAAAAAATTCTTGAATTAACAAATGAAATCCAGAGTAGCATCGACCTTACAGAAGGGCCATTGATGAAAGTAGCGATTTTTCAAACAAAAGAGGGAGATCAAATGTTAATCGCTATTCATCATTTAGTAATTGACGGTGTTTCATGGAGAATTTTGTTTGAGGACTTTGCCACCGCTTATTCTCAGGCACTTCAAAAGCAAGAGATTACATTTCCAGATAAAACAGATTCGTTTAAAGACTGGTCTATTCAAATGCAAAAGTATGCGAATAGTGAGCTGATTATCAAAGAAGTTGAGTATTGGGAGAAGCTAGAGAAAACAGCAAAGGTTACGATGCTACCAAGAGATTTTGAAGTAGCAGAAAATAAACAAAAGAACACTCGCATCCTAAAGACTGAACTTACAATGGAACAAACAGAGAATCTGTTACGAAATGTGAATCATTCGTATCACACTGAGGTAAATGATATTTTGTTAACGGCGGTAGGTCTAACGTTTAAAGACTGGGCCAAAACCAATCAAATGATCATCAACCTAGAGGGACACGGACGAGAGGACATTTTGAATGATATGAATATTTCTAGAACGGTAGGATGGTTCACCTCGCAATATCCTGTTGTACTAGATCTGGAAAAGTCAGAAGATATTTCGCTTCAGATCAAGCTGGTCAAAGAGAACTTGCGACATATACCAAACAAAGGGATCGGTTATGACATCCTACGTTACGTAACGATAAAAGAGCTCCGTCCATCCCTATCCTTTGGGCTACAACCGGAAGTAAGCTTTAACTATTTAGGACAATTTGATTCTGATGTAAAAACTGGAGTATTTTCGCTTTCCCAAAACGAGACAGGTAACCTGTTTAGTCCAGAGTCTGAAAGACCATTTTTGTTAGATATTTCATCCGTTGTAGAAAGTGGAAAACTGCAAATCAGTATTGGCTATAATAGCCTTCAATACAAGGAAGAAACGATTGCAGCACTAGCGGAAATGTATAAGAAACACTTGTTGCTCATTATTGATCATTGCATGTCCAAAGAAGTAGGAGAACTCACCCCAAGCGATTTGGGAGATGATGATCTTTCATTCGAAGATTTAGAGAACATACTTGAGTTAATCTAA